The Terriglobus tenax genome contains a region encoding:
- a CDS encoding GH39 family glycosyl hydrolase, translated as MRRWISSLSVLALAAAASLPAQDFEQVVVDAHQQGRPLRHFWEEMFGSGRAILTLRDSYRQDMRTVKKATGFTYVRPHGIFMDEVGVYDVDAQGKPVYNFSYVDQIYDGLLDEGVKPFVELSFMPKKMAADPNQLHAFWYKQNISPPKDYAQWDDMMRAFATHLVDRYGIEEVSTWYFEVWNEPNLDFWGGKPSMPTYYELYDHTVRALKSVNEHLRVGGPSTAQAAFTTEFLAHCKEAGVPVDFVSSHIYANDTAKDVFKTDEQIPRDRMVCRSVKKVHDEIAASAFPQTPFILSEYNASYANEPNVTDSVYMGPWMADTIRQCDGMVDIMSYWTFSDVFEEQGVVKTPFYGGFGLIAERGIPKPAFNAYVLLHKLGDRRLDVDSESALATKTKSGALEIALWNYAPPEGTGASYTKETYAGAEKTFEVQLKGKTAATATVWRVDANHGNVVKAYDEMGRPATPTRLQIAALRKAGALAAPERLAVKNGKLTVHVPARGLALVEIR; from the coding sequence ATGCGTCGCTGGATCTCATCTCTGTCGGTTCTTGCTCTTGCTGCCGCAGCCTCTTTGCCTGCGCAGGATTTTGAGCAGGTTGTTGTCGATGCCCATCAGCAGGGAAGGCCGTTGCGCCATTTCTGGGAGGAGATGTTCGGCTCGGGTCGCGCCATCCTTACGCTGCGCGACAGCTACCGGCAGGACATGCGCACGGTAAAGAAGGCCACTGGTTTTACCTACGTCCGGCCGCACGGCATCTTCATGGACGAGGTCGGTGTGTATGACGTCGACGCGCAGGGCAAGCCGGTCTATAACTTCTCCTACGTGGACCAGATCTACGATGGCTTGCTGGATGAGGGAGTAAAGCCGTTTGTCGAACTGAGCTTTATGCCGAAGAAGATGGCGGCCGATCCGAACCAGCTTCATGCCTTCTGGTACAAGCAGAACATCTCTCCACCTAAGGACTACGCGCAATGGGACGACATGATGCGGGCGTTTGCGACGCACCTTGTCGACCGCTATGGCATTGAAGAAGTATCTACCTGGTACTTCGAGGTGTGGAACGAACCGAACCTTGATTTCTGGGGTGGCAAGCCTTCCATGCCTACCTATTACGAGCTGTATGACCATACGGTGCGCGCGCTGAAGTCGGTGAACGAGCATCTCCGCGTTGGTGGACCTTCCACCGCGCAGGCGGCGTTCACCACGGAGTTCCTGGCGCACTGCAAGGAAGCCGGGGTTCCGGTGGACTTTGTCTCCAGCCACATCTACGCGAACGATACGGCGAAGGATGTCTTCAAGACGGACGAGCAGATTCCCCGTGACCGCATGGTGTGCCGGTCGGTGAAGAAGGTGCATGACGAGATTGCCGCGTCGGCGTTTCCGCAGACGCCATTCATCCTGAGTGAGTACAACGCCAGTTATGCCAACGAGCCGAATGTGACCGATTCGGTATACATGGGCCCGTGGATGGCTGATACGATTCGCCAGTGCGATGGCATGGTGGACATCATGAGCTACTGGACCTTCTCCGATGTGTTTGAGGAGCAGGGCGTGGTGAAGACTCCGTTCTACGGCGGCTTTGGTTTGATTGCGGAGCGTGGTATTCCCAAGCCGGCATTCAATGCGTATGTTCTTCTGCATAAACTGGGCGATCGTCGTCTGGATGTGGACAGCGAGAGTGCCCTGGCGACGAAGACGAAGTCCGGCGCGCTGGAGATTGCGTTATGGAATTACGCACCGCCGGAAGGAACCGGAGCATCGTATACAAAGGAAACCTATGCCGGCGCCGAGAAGACCTTCGAGGTACAGTTGAAGGGCAAAACGGCAGCCACGGCGACCGTGTGGCGTGTGGATGCCAATCACGGCAACGTGGTGAAGGCGTATGACGAAATGGGCCGGCCAGCGACGCCGACCCGGTTACAGATCGCGGCACTGAGGAAAGCCGGCGCCCTGGCCGCGCCGGAAAGGCTTGCAGTGAAGAATGGCAAGCTGACGGTGCATGTCCCGGCGCGCGGCCTGGCGCTGGTGGAGATTCGTTGA
- the yihA gene encoding ribosome biogenesis GTP-binding protein YihA/YsxC — protein sequence MKFSVKFLLSATSPSHFPAPSVPEVAFLGRSNVGKSSLINALLGETVARVSSTPGRTRAINFFALHNNPNTPPKMIFADLPGYGYAKISKSISAEWPSFIEPYLTERETLALAVCLVDTNIPPQPSDSMLIDFLQQHQRPYIVVGTKADRLSNNTLAKSIAALKREHQVDNVIPCTVNKQNGTKALWSALLAALPA from the coding sequence GTGAAGTTTTCCGTCAAATTCCTGCTCTCGGCCACAAGCCCTTCGCACTTCCCCGCACCCTCGGTGCCGGAAGTCGCCTTTCTTGGCCGCTCCAATGTTGGCAAATCCAGCCTGATCAATGCCCTGCTGGGCGAAACCGTGGCGCGCGTCTCCTCAACACCGGGCCGCACACGCGCGATCAACTTCTTCGCGCTGCACAACAACCCCAATACTCCTCCCAAGATGATCTTTGCCGATCTGCCCGGTTACGGCTACGCCAAGATCTCCAAGTCCATCTCGGCCGAGTGGCCCTCATTCATTGAGCCCTACCTCACCGAGCGCGAGACACTGGCGCTGGCCGTCTGCCTGGTGGATACCAACATCCCACCGCAGCCCAGCGACAGCATGCTGATTGACTTCCTCCAGCAGCACCAGCGGCCCTACATTGTGGTTGGTACCAAGGCGGACCGTCTCTCCAACAACACGCTCGCCAAGTCCATTGCCGCACTCAAGCGCGAGCACCAGGTGGACAACGTAATCCCCTGCACGGTCAATAAGCAGAATGGGACAAAGGCTCTATGGTCAGCCCTGCTGGCAGCACTGCCAGCATAG
- the lepB gene encoding signal peptidase I: protein MQDEQQTIQTKQSSRQVTGWIRDFMISIAISAFIIIFLYQPVVVEGTSMLPRLEDQDRLFINKIAYRVGQIHRGDVVVFNYPRDPSKSYIKRVIALPGDTLEIRHGRVYVNGYMVPEPYVPARYRDERSLSQQMIDPGQYWVMGDHRSVSSDSRDFGAVDRKFIYGKAVLVFWPFDQLGVVH, encoded by the coding sequence ATGCAGGACGAGCAACAAACGATCCAGACGAAGCAGTCATCCCGCCAGGTAACGGGCTGGATTCGCGACTTCATGATTTCGATCGCGATATCGGCGTTCATCATCATCTTTCTCTACCAGCCTGTGGTGGTGGAAGGAACGTCGATGCTGCCACGGCTCGAAGACCAGGACCGCTTGTTCATCAACAAGATTGCATATCGTGTTGGACAGATTCATCGCGGTGATGTGGTGGTCTTCAACTATCCGCGCGACCCTTCGAAGAGCTACATCAAGCGCGTGATTGCGCTGCCGGGCGACACGCTTGAGATTCGTCATGGGCGTGTGTATGTGAATGGCTACATGGTGCCGGAGCCTTATGTGCCGGCCCGCTACCGGGACGAGCGCTCGTTATCACAACAGATGATTGACCCCGGACAGTACTGGGTGATGGGCGACCATCGTTCGGTCTCAAGCGACAGCCGTGACTTTGGCGCTGTGGACCGTAAGTTCATCTATGGCAAGGCCGTGCTGGTCTTCTGGCCTTTTGATCAACTGGGCGTCGTGCACTAA
- a CDS encoding type II secretion system protein, with amino-acid sequence MPKHAPNRKGEAGVTLVELIVAVTIIAILASAVVPIARFQVKRQKERELRRDLWMMRDAIDRYKDAADRGAFQTKLDSYNYPPDIETLVKGVDVQGHKVRFLRELPKDPMTGNTDWGIRSMQDDPSTDSWGGQNVFDVHTKSTATALDGSRYSEW; translated from the coding sequence ATGCCGAAGCATGCTCCAAACCGTAAGGGTGAGGCAGGTGTCACCCTGGTGGAACTGATTGTCGCGGTGACAATCATCGCCATTCTTGCGTCGGCGGTGGTGCCGATTGCACGCTTCCAGGTGAAGCGGCAGAAGGAGCGCGAACTGCGGCGCGATTTGTGGATGATGCGGGATGCGATTGACCGCTATAAAGACGCGGCCGACCGTGGAGCTTTCCAGACGAAGCTGGACAGCTACAACTATCCCCCGGATATTGAGACCCTGGTGAAGGGCGTGGATGTGCAGGGGCACAAGGTGCGTTTTTTGCGCGAGCTTCCAAAGGACCCGATGACCGGCAACACGGACTGGGGAATCCGGTCCATGCAGGACGACCCGAGTACGGATAGCTGGGGCGGTCAGAATGTATTTGACGTGCACACGAAAAGCACGGCGACGGCGCTGGACGGATCGAGGTACTCCGAATGGTGA
- a CDS encoding TonB-dependent receptor gives MSNLKWMVRAAALVAFALAMPVMVLAQYRAGLQGTVTDTDGAVIPNAKIKLVDKATNRTLETTSSAEGTYSFPRLAPSNYSMTVEVTGFVKQELANVTIQGETTTGLDVKMQVGAITETVEVTDATPLINTQNAQVGGTISTQQIQSLPSNGRDPFQLLQLAPGMFGDSSRNSGGGANNLPGNAGPGGAGTTSSVFQAENQVQVSANGTRNISNNMQIDGVSVNSLAWGGAAVITPNEESVKEVRVSANPYDAESGHNSGGQVQVVSKGGSNDWHGSGFFKMHRPGLNAYQKYNGPNNSPVQRDANRFNQFGGSVGGPIWKNKIFFFFSYETLRNNGTSFGNGWYETPQFIQTLASRKPNGIGTRLYNYQGMGVSYSAVSGQNCASIGLSASSCRDVAGGLDLGSPTNTALGTPDPTYVSSGTPGIGGGFDGVPDIFNVQTVNPTRSTAQQFQGRADAQITQHDLLTYTMYWVPVNTVSYNGPVRSANLWNNNRLNYTAAVVWNHTFSPTLVNEARGNVTRWYFNELTSNPQEPWGLPTLTTDTPGTLTGGIQPAGAPGPGIFYQTTYNFRDVMTKTIASHTIKAGADLYWEQDNDVQSGAARPQYFFRNLWDVANDVPYRETGNFDPRNGSPTANKKYIRSNIWAGFIQDDWKVLPNLTINAGLRWEYYSPVREKYGNISNVVLGQGSALLTGASIRVGGDLYQASKNNWGPQIGFAFTPKTAWSKPLVIRGGFGIGYNRMQQAITLNGRANPPLVTSLTLQCSDVNARTGCGDILYQTPSSPTSFDGYPSNPAARQTFDANGLPTTGTALTLTGFPSFIPTPVTYGYSMTVSQDLGANWVATFGYQGSSTRHYTRQLNLNWNYPNIRNARVQNMYYYVNDANANFNAGWAEINHRFSRMFDIDAQYRYAKSMDTGSNDYFIGEYPYDIRYATGPSDYDVKHNVKLYGTFRPVLFRGNNWREKVAGNWEFSGIMNWHSGYPWQPVYSNYAGNVVYNGSGYSTLRAGGYRGGAGSSQSNDAFRNGSNYSGGALNYFTLPNYTAGSGIPPAPGVGRNSLRGPGYFNLDMAAQKGFGLPKWGFLGENAKFVIRADFFNILNKLNLNPTSISNSISSDGVTSNPQFGIAQSALGARVIEFTGRFNF, from the coding sequence ATGAGCAATCTGAAATGGATGGTGCGAGCGGCTGCGCTTGTAGCCTTCGCGCTTGCAATGCCGGTGATGGTGCTGGCGCAGTATCGTGCCGGCCTGCAGGGCACGGTGACGGACACCGATGGCGCGGTAATTCCGAATGCAAAGATCAAGCTGGTGGACAAGGCGACGAACCGTACGCTGGAGACGACATCGAGCGCAGAAGGGACCTATTCGTTTCCGCGTCTTGCGCCTTCGAACTACAGCATGACGGTTGAGGTGACTGGCTTTGTGAAGCAGGAGCTTGCGAACGTCACGATCCAGGGCGAGACAACGACCGGTCTGGATGTGAAGATGCAGGTCGGCGCCATTACCGAGACGGTGGAAGTGACCGATGCGACGCCACTGATCAATACGCAGAATGCGCAGGTGGGAGGCACCATCTCCACGCAACAGATTCAATCGCTGCCTTCGAACGGGCGCGATCCGTTCCAGTTGTTGCAGCTTGCTCCAGGCATGTTTGGCGACTCGTCTCGCAACAGCGGTGGCGGCGCGAATAATCTTCCTGGCAATGCCGGACCTGGCGGAGCTGGAACGACGAGCAGCGTTTTCCAGGCGGAGAACCAGGTGCAGGTCAGTGCCAACGGCACACGAAATATCTCCAACAATATGCAGATTGATGGCGTCTCCGTGAACAGCCTTGCATGGGGTGGCGCCGCGGTGATCACACCGAACGAGGAGAGCGTGAAAGAGGTTCGTGTCTCTGCCAATCCGTATGACGCGGAGAGTGGTCACAATAGCGGTGGCCAGGTGCAGGTCGTATCGAAGGGGGGATCGAATGACTGGCATGGCAGCGGCTTCTTCAAGATGCACCGCCCGGGTTTGAATGCCTACCAGAAGTACAACGGGCCCAATAACTCGCCCGTGCAGCGTGATGCTAACCGCTTCAACCAGTTTGGCGGCAGCGTGGGTGGGCCGATCTGGAAGAACAAGATCTTCTTCTTCTTTTCGTATGAGACGCTGCGCAACAACGGCACCAGCTTTGGCAACGGATGGTATGAGACACCGCAGTTTATTCAGACGCTGGCCAGCCGTAAGCCGAACGGCATCGGCACGCGACTCTATAACTACCAGGGCATGGGTGTGTCGTACAGCGCGGTCAGCGGACAGAACTGCGCGTCGATCGGCTTGAGCGCCTCCAGCTGCCGCGATGTAGCGGGAGGTCTTGACCTGGGATCACCGACGAACACCGCACTTGGCACACCTGACCCGACGTATGTCAGCAGCGGAACGCCGGGTATTGGCGGCGGCTTTGATGGTGTTCCGGATATTTTCAACGTACAGACCGTGAACCCGACGCGCAGCACAGCGCAGCAGTTCCAGGGGCGCGCGGACGCTCAGATTACGCAGCATGACCTGCTGACATACACCATGTACTGGGTTCCTGTGAACACGGTGTCGTATAACGGGCCGGTACGTTCTGCGAACCTGTGGAACAACAACCGTTTGAACTACACGGCCGCCGTGGTGTGGAACCATACCTTCAGCCCGACGCTGGTGAATGAAGCGCGCGGCAATGTGACACGCTGGTACTTCAACGAACTGACCTCGAACCCGCAGGAACCGTGGGGGCTGCCCACGCTGACGACGGACACACCAGGTACTCTGACTGGAGGTATCCAGCCAGCAGGGGCTCCGGGACCGGGCATTTTCTATCAGACGACATATAACTTCCGTGATGTGATGACGAAGACGATAGCGTCGCACACCATCAAGGCCGGCGCCGATCTCTACTGGGAGCAGGACAACGATGTACAGTCCGGCGCTGCCCGTCCGCAGTACTTCTTCCGTAACCTGTGGGATGTGGCCAACGATGTTCCGTATCGTGAGACCGGTAACTTCGATCCGCGCAATGGATCGCCGACAGCGAATAAGAAGTACATTCGTTCGAATATCTGGGCAGGCTTTATTCAGGATGACTGGAAGGTGCTGCCGAATCTGACCATCAACGCCGGTCTGCGCTGGGAGTACTACAGTCCTGTGCGTGAGAAGTACGGCAACATCAGCAACGTGGTCCTTGGGCAGGGCAGCGCTCTTCTGACGGGAGCTTCTATTCGCGTGGGTGGCGATCTGTACCAGGCCTCGAAGAACAACTGGGGTCCGCAGATTGGCTTCGCCTTTACGCCGAAGACGGCGTGGAGCAAGCCGCTGGTGATTCGCGGTGGCTTCGGTATTGGCTATAACCGTATGCAGCAGGCCATTACACTGAATGGCCGCGCGAATCCTCCGCTGGTGACGAGCCTGACGCTGCAGTGCTCGGATGTGAATGCACGTACGGGTTGCGGCGACATTCTGTACCAGACGCCCAGCAGCCCGACCTCGTTTGATGGATATCCTTCAAACCCGGCGGCGCGGCAGACCTTTGATGCCAACGGTCTGCCAACGACGGGAACCGCTCTGACGCTGACAGGCTTCCCGAGCTTTATTCCTACGCCGGTGACCTATGGCTACTCCATGACGGTGAGCCAGGATTTGGGTGCAAACTGGGTGGCGACCTTTGGCTATCAGGGAAGCAGCACGCGGCATTACACGCGCCAGTTGAACCTGAACTGGAACTATCCCAACATTCGCAATGCTCGCGTCCAGAACATGTATTACTACGTGAACGATGCCAATGCGAACTTCAACGCCGGATGGGCCGAGATCAATCACCGCTTCTCGCGCATGTTCGATATCGATGCGCAGTATCGCTATGCGAAGTCGATGGACACTGGCTCAAACGATTATTTTATCGGCGAGTATCCGTATGATATCCGCTATGCCACGGGCCCTTCGGATTATGACGTGAAGCACAACGTGAAGCTGTATGGTACCTTCCGTCCGGTGCTCTTCCGTGGCAATAACTGGCGTGAAAAGGTTGCGGGTAACTGGGAGTTCAGCGGCATTATGAACTGGCATAGCGGTTATCCGTGGCAGCCGGTCTACTCCAACTATGCCGGGAACGTGGTGTACAACGGCAGCGGTTACAGCACGCTGCGCGCCGGCGGATACCGTGGCGGTGCAGGCAGCAGCCAGAGCAACGACGCCTTCCGGAACGGAAGCAACTATTCCGGTGGAGCATTGAATTACTTCACCCTTCCGAACTACACGGCAGGGTCTGGCATTCCGCCTGCTCCTGGCGTGGGCCGCAACAGCCTGCGCGGTCCGGGATACTTCAACCTGGATATGGCGGCGCAGAAGGGCTTCGGTCTGCCGAAGTGGGGCTTTCTGGGTGAGAATGCGAAGTTCGTGATTCGCGCGGATTTCTTCAACATCCTGAACAAGCTCAACCTGAATCCGACGAGCATCTCAAACTCCATCAGTTCGGACGGAGTTACGTCGAATCCGCAGTTCGGCATAGCGCAGAGCGCTCTTGGGGCACGTGTGATTGAGTTTACGGGCCGCTTCAACTTCTAA
- a CDS encoding SLBB domain-containing protein, which translates to MACTFALPSLGQSTLPSDQSDNQNGSNSSGNSTSGSSYDSGSSNDPYSSGNTSGINQNGINQNGSNQNRTNLNGTSSDSFNLPDITWGDTTTSTQNGSSGRTSDQQTPTTNLRPLQPQVPPPPVITDFQRMVQASTGQMLPIFGQNLFESPSTFSPVSNIPVTPEYVIAPGDEVIVRIWGSISITQRIIVDRAGDIFLPRVGTLHVAGLRYSELESHLKSSVDRVFRNYELSAQLGQLHAIQIFVLGAAKRPGAYTVSSLSTLVNAIFASGGPSSEGSMRRIELRRESKTVSSFDLYDLIINGHTNNDSRLLPGDVLYIPPAGPRVALSGSVKVPAIYEATDTSTLQQVLEYAGGFNTTASLQVGTLERIQDHRERVVTNLSFTSAGLSIPVRDGDLIRIRTVSRRYSAGITLRGNVETPGRFAWHEGMRLHEIIPDRASLLTPDYWQRRTKESLPTPFFTPMDQVSAGDRTASSAVQSSSNTSGTSTRLTGRENVSRPLAPLNVVQIPAAEINWNYAVIERTDATTLKHELIPFHLGRLVFDHNDADDLELLPNDTVTIFSQADFQVPILDRTKYVRLEGEVVNAGIYSVEKGETLRHLLIRVGGLTPNAYLYASQLKRESTRFQQQSRLEEYLSKLQIEQEHSATNRALSSSNQSADALLRTTQQNVLNRIRDLRASGRVLLSFKPSSSNLADVPDIPLEDGDVFTVANRPAIISIIGSVYSQNSVLYVPGANVKYALRMAGGPDRNSDRKHTFIIRADGTVTSKDNRSWGDNFNSVKLYPGDTVVVPEQLYPTPILQQLTSIASIFGQIGIAAAVVR; encoded by the coding sequence TTGGCTTGCACTTTTGCTTTACCTTCGCTCGGGCAATCCACTCTTCCTTCAGACCAGTCGGATAACCAGAATGGCTCCAACTCTTCCGGCAATTCGACGTCGGGATCGAGTTATGATTCTGGATCAAGCAACGACCCCTATAGCAGCGGAAATACTTCGGGCATCAACCAAAACGGCATAAACCAGAATGGATCAAACCAGAACAGGACGAACCTGAACGGAACATCGTCTGATTCATTCAATCTGCCCGATATCACCTGGGGTGACACCACGACCTCGACGCAGAACGGTTCCTCAGGACGCACGTCTGACCAGCAGACACCGACCACGAATCTTCGTCCGCTCCAGCCCCAGGTGCCGCCGCCACCGGTTATTACGGATTTTCAACGGATGGTGCAGGCCTCTACAGGCCAGATGCTGCCGATCTTCGGGCAAAACCTCTTCGAATCTCCCTCTACCTTTTCCCCGGTCTCCAATATCCCGGTAACACCGGAATATGTCATCGCTCCCGGAGACGAGGTCATCGTACGCATCTGGGGCTCTATTTCGATTACCCAGAGGATTATCGTTGACCGTGCCGGCGATATCTTTCTTCCCAGGGTCGGAACTCTGCACGTGGCAGGCCTTCGTTATTCCGAGCTTGAGAGTCATCTGAAATCCAGCGTAGACCGTGTGTTCCGCAACTACGAACTCTCCGCCCAGCTCGGCCAGTTGCATGCCATCCAGATTTTTGTTCTGGGCGCGGCAAAACGGCCCGGTGCTTATACCGTTAGTTCCCTTTCAACTCTGGTCAATGCAATCTTTGCATCGGGCGGCCCTTCTTCTGAAGGTTCCATGCGCCGCATCGAGTTGCGCCGCGAAAGCAAGACCGTTTCCTCATTTGATCTTTATGACCTGATCATTAACGGCCATACCAACAATGACAGTCGCCTGCTTCCGGGCGATGTCCTGTACATCCCTCCGGCTGGCCCTCGTGTCGCCTTGTCGGGCAGCGTGAAGGTTCCGGCCATCTATGAAGCCACGGACACTTCTACCCTGCAGCAGGTTCTCGAGTACGCCGGCGGTTTCAATACAACGGCATCCCTGCAGGTCGGAACGCTGGAACGCATCCAGGACCACCGTGAGCGCGTTGTCACCAACCTGTCCTTCACCAGCGCTGGCCTCTCCATTCCGGTTCGTGACGGCGACCTGATTCGTATTCGGACCGTCTCCCGCCGCTACAGTGCCGGAATTACGCTCCGCGGCAACGTAGAAACCCCCGGCCGCTTCGCCTGGCACGAAGGAATGCGGCTGCATGAAATCATTCCGGACCGTGCGTCCCTTCTGACGCCTGACTACTGGCAGCGGAGAACCAAGGAATCTCTTCCGACACCTTTCTTTACTCCCATGGACCAGGTCTCCGCGGGAGATCGCACAGCTTCGTCTGCTGTTCAAAGCTCCTCCAACACATCAGGTACGTCTACCCGGCTTACAGGACGCGAAAACGTAAGCCGGCCGCTGGCACCACTCAATGTCGTCCAGATTCCGGCAGCCGAAATCAATTGGAACTATGCCGTGATCGAGAGAACCGACGCGACGACGCTGAAGCACGAGCTTATCCCCTTCCATCTGGGAAGACTCGTGTTTGATCACAACGACGCAGACGACCTCGAACTGCTTCCGAATGACACCGTCACTATCTTTTCCCAGGCGGACTTTCAGGTACCCATCCTGGATCGCACGAAGTATGTGCGCCTGGAGGGTGAAGTCGTCAATGCTGGAATCTACAGCGTCGAAAAGGGCGAGACTCTTCGCCATCTGCTTATCCGCGTCGGAGGTCTGACTCCCAACGCCTACCTGTACGCCTCGCAACTCAAGCGCGAATCCACACGCTTTCAGCAGCAATCACGCCTTGAGGAGTATTTGTCAAAGCTGCAGATCGAGCAGGAGCATAGCGCCACCAATCGCGCGCTCAGCTCTTCCAATCAAAGCGCAGACGCCCTTCTGCGAACAACACAGCAGAATGTACTCAACCGCATCCGTGATCTGCGCGCCTCCGGTCGGGTCCTGCTTAGCTTCAAGCCCAGTTCTTCGAATCTTGCGGATGTCCCGGATATCCCACTGGAAGATGGTGACGTCTTCACCGTCGCCAACCGCCCTGCGATCATCTCCATCATCGGATCGGTCTATAGCCAGAACTCCGTACTTTACGTGCCCGGAGCAAACGTCAAATACGCTCTCCGCATGGCTGGCGGCCCGGACCGTAACTCGGACAGGAAGCATACCTTCATCATTCGGGCTGACGGAACGGTCACCAGCAAGGACAACCGCAGCTGGGGCGATAACTTCAATTCAGTCAAACTCTACCCCGGAGACACCGTAGTCGTGCCGGAACAGCTCTATCCCACGCCTATCCTCCAACAACTGACATCCATCGCCTCTATCTTTGGACAGATTGGAATTGCCGCCGCCGTAGTGAGATAA
- a CDS encoding serine hydrolase, with protein sequence MRALITSHHGKVAVYARQLNTGKVIAVDENEPVQTASVIKLSMLYEAMEQIRDGKAHWDEKIVLKPGEAVSGSGVLGLLDAPKELTLKDVLTLMVILSDNTATNLAIDRFGVKAVNDRMAAVGLKDTHFYKKVMKPATEPMPADQPKFGLGKTTAREMAVVMEKIGRCDLGGPAQPQDEAICQTALTMLRSQFYRNTIPRYLETLDSSEAGSAIASKTGSLNAVRNDVAIVAAKSGPIVLSIFTWQNEDKSWTTDNEGESTVAHIARAIVKEWSPDGLDGRQMKPGLGLK encoded by the coding sequence GTGAGAGCCTTGATTACTTCTCACCATGGCAAGGTCGCTGTCTATGCCAGGCAGCTAAATACGGGCAAGGTCATTGCGGTGGACGAGAATGAGCCGGTGCAGACGGCCTCGGTGATCAAGCTGTCGATGCTGTATGAGGCGATGGAGCAGATTCGCGACGGCAAGGCTCACTGGGACGAGAAGATTGTTCTGAAGCCGGGAGAAGCGGTTAGCGGCTCTGGCGTACTGGGGCTTCTGGATGCTCCCAAGGAACTGACACTGAAGGACGTTTTGACGCTGATGGTGATTTTGAGCGACAACACTGCGACCAACCTGGCGATTGACCGTTTTGGCGTAAAGGCCGTGAATGACCGCATGGCCGCGGTGGGGCTGAAGGATACCCATTTCTACAAGAAGGTGATGAAGCCGGCGACAGAGCCCATGCCGGCGGATCAGCCGAAGTTTGGCCTGGGAAAGACGACTGCGCGCGAGATGGCCGTGGTGATGGAGAAGATTGGCCGCTGCGATCTGGGCGGCCCGGCGCAGCCACAGGATGAGGCGATCTGCCAGACGGCGTTGACCATGCTGCGGAGCCAGTTCTATCGCAACACCATTCCGCGCTACCTGGAAACGCTGGATTCGAGTGAAGCCGGTTCCGCGATTGCCAGCAAAACAGGGTCTCTGAACGCCGTACGCAATGATGTGGCGATTGTGGCAGCGAAGTCCGGGCCGATCGTGCTGAGCATTTTTACCTGGCAGAATGAGGACAAGAGCTGGACGACGGATAACGAAGGCGAAAGCACGGTGGCGCACATTGCACGGGCGATTGTGAAGGAGTGGTCGCCGGATGGGCTGGACGGCCGCCAGATGAAACCGGGATTGGGGCTGAAGTAG
- a CDS encoding type II secretion system protein — translation MVRRRSAERGFTLIELIIVMTIILLLMAMAIPAYQNSVKKAKEAVLKEDLQTMRQAIDSYTVDKEKGPQTLDDLVQAGYLKSMPIDPFTHNKDTWQTSSDGSYSSVDQTDTGIQDVHSGSQEIGTDGSMYSTW, via the coding sequence ATGGTGAGAAGGCGGAGCGCGGAGCGAGGCTTCACGCTGATTGAGCTGATTATCGTGATGACCATCATCCTGCTGCTGATGGCGATGGCGATTCCCGCTTACCAGAACTCGGTGAAGAAGGCCAAGGAAGCCGTGCTGAAGGAGGATCTTCAGACGATGCGGCAGGCCATTGATTCGTACACGGTCGATAAGGAAAAAGGTCCGCAGACGCTGGATGACCTGGTACAGGCCGGATATCTGAAGTCGATGCCGATTGACCCGTTTACCCATAACAAGGACACCTGGCAGACCAGCTCCGACGGGTCGTACAGCTCGGTGGACCAGACGGATACAGGGATCCAGGACGTGCATAGCGGGTCGCAGGAGATTGGCACGGACGGCAGCATGTACTCGACATGGTAG